AGTTGATATCTTGTGTTGGTGATTTAATATCGCAAGTTTTACAATGGATACAGTTTTGTGAGTTTATTTGGAATCTTAATTTTAATGGTGAATTCTCATCTTCTACATATTCATATACCCCAGCTGGACAAAACCGAGATTCGATGCCTTTCCATTTGGGATAAGACTTTTTGgtgaaatttttcatatCTTGATCAGGAACCCTGAGATGACATctttcatcttcatcatgATAAGTTCCCGTCCTAGAAACAGATGTCATAATATCGAAAGATAATTTTCCATCTGGTTTTGGATATTCAATCttattatatttggaaGCTGGTTCGGTACATGTGGCATCCGACTGGTGATGATGGAAGGTCCATCCAACTTTTCCCTTCAATATATAAGAATCCAATCCAGAATAAAGAATACCACCATATCTGCTTAAACGTGTATTGAAAGACGGTCTGATGTTACGTACCCTCCATAATTCTTTGTAAACCCAGGAATTCTTAAAAGCTTTTTCGTAAGATTctaaattaataatattttcagcAGAATCATCCATACCTTGTTCTTCTAATTCAGACAGAGTTGGTAGGCTTGAAATAGctttaaatatttcttctgccGCTAACATTCCAGTTTTCATAGCGGTATGTGTGCCCTTGATTTTAGGGACATTCAGAaaaccagcagcagcgcCAACCAAACAACCCCCAGGAAAGCACAACTTAGGGACAGACTGAATACCACCTTCATTCAAAGCGCGAGCAGCATATCCTATGCATTTACCTCCTCGTAGAACATTTGCATAATATGGGTGATgtttcatcttctgaaattCTTGGTATGGAGAGACCCATGGATTCTTATAGTCTAAGCCTACTATGAGACCTACAGTAACCAAACCATCACCgaaatgatattgaaatcCACCACCGTACATATCAGTAGAAAGAGGATAGCCTAAAGTATGCGAAGCAAAgccttttttaaaattttcgGGCTTAACTTCCCAGACTTCTTTCAGACCCAAACCATAGGTTTGATTATCTCTTCCCTCGCGTAAGttaaatttctttattaactGTTTGGTTAAAGATCCATGACAACC
This Eremothecium cymbalariae DBVPG#7215 chromosome 5, complete sequence DNA region includes the following protein-coding sequences:
- the CIR2 gene encoding electron-transferring-flavoprotein dehydrogenase (similar to Ashbya gossypii ADR387W), with amino-acid sequence MLGRSLVRTKILKLPRTITGYSLSGDRLPSIISVPSLKRGSHIQDKPNLVRKFSVISCHFQNVEVPISEMTQDELSLLRSERARDKVDVCIVGGGPSGLVTAIKLKQLDHLSGSGELRVVVLDKGPEIGSHIVSGAILEPTALRELFPESEFYDEDGSGIPLPSDLVTKVEEEEFKYLFGKFAVTLPEPPEMVNKGKNFIVSLSQVTTWLSEKAEELGVEVYSGIAVSEVIYSDEEKSVLGVATKDMGISKSGKPKDSFERGMEFRARQTVFAEGCHGSLTKQLIKKFNLREGRDNQTYGLGLKEVWEVKPENFKKGFASHTLGYPLSTDMYGGGFQYHFGDGLVTVGLIVGLDYKNPWVSPYQEFQKMKHHPYYANVLRGGKCIGYAARALNEGGIQSVPKLCFPGGCLVGAAAGFLNVPKIKGTHTAMKTGMLAAEEIFKAISSLPTLSELEEQGMDDSAENIINLESYEKAFKNSWVYKELWRVRNIRPSFNTRLSRYGGILYSGLDSYILKGKVGWTFHHHQSDATCTEPASKYNKIEYPKPDGKLSFDIMTSVSRTGTYHDEDERCHLRVPDQDMKNFTKKSYPKWKGIESRFCPAGVYEYVEDENSPLKLRFQINSQNCIHCKTCDIKSPTQDINWEVPEGAKGPKYSLT